The following proteins come from a genomic window of Streptomyces sp. NBC_01716:
- a CDS encoding cystathionine gamma-synthase, which yields MSHEHSFETIAIHAGNTPDSLTGAVVPPIYQVSTYKQDGVGGLRGGYEYSRSANPTRSALEENLAALEGGRRGLAFASGLAAEDCLLRTLLSPGDHVVIPDDAYGGTFRLFAKVVSRWGVEWSVADTSDPVAVRAALRPRTKAIWVETPSNPLLGISDIVALAEVARTAGAKLVVDNTFASPYLQQPLALGADVVVHSTTKYMGGHSDVVGGALVTADDTLGDELAFHQNAMGAISGPFDAWLVLRGVKTLAVRMDRHSENATRVAEMLARHPKVSKVYYPGLPDHPGHEVAAKQMKSFGGMVSFQVAGGEQAAIEVCGRAKVFTLGESLGGVESLIEHPGRMTHASVAGSALEVPDDLVRLSVGIESADDLLTDLRQALA from the coding sequence ATGAGCCACGAGCACAGCTTCGAGACCATCGCCATCCACGCGGGGAACACGCCTGATTCCCTCACCGGCGCGGTCGTACCCCCCATCTATCAGGTGTCCACGTACAAGCAGGACGGAGTGGGCGGACTGCGCGGCGGCTACGAGTACAGCCGCAGCGCCAACCCCACGCGCTCCGCGCTGGAGGAGAACCTGGCGGCACTGGAGGGCGGCCGTCGCGGGCTCGCCTTCGCGTCCGGCCTGGCCGCCGAGGACTGCCTGCTCCGTACGCTGCTGTCGCCCGGTGACCATGTGGTGATCCCCGACGACGCGTACGGCGGCACCTTCCGGCTCTTCGCGAAGGTCGTCTCACGCTGGGGCGTGGAGTGGTCGGTGGCCGACACCTCGGACCCCGTGGCGGTACGGGCCGCGCTGCGCCCCCGTACGAAGGCGATCTGGGTCGAGACCCCGTCCAACCCGCTCCTCGGCATCAGCGACATCGTGGCTCTGGCCGAGGTCGCCCGCACCGCGGGCGCGAAGCTCGTCGTGGACAACACCTTCGCGAGCCCCTACCTCCAGCAGCCGCTCGCCCTCGGCGCGGACGTCGTCGTGCACTCGACCACCAAGTACATGGGCGGTCACTCGGACGTCGTGGGCGGCGCGCTGGTCACCGCCGACGACACGCTCGGCGACGAACTCGCCTTCCACCAGAACGCGATGGGCGCGATCTCCGGCCCCTTCGACGCCTGGCTCGTGCTGCGTGGCGTGAAGACGCTCGCCGTCCGGATGGACCGGCACAGCGAGAACGCGACGCGCGTCGCCGAGATGCTCGCCCGGCACCCGAAGGTCTCGAAGGTCTACTACCCGGGCCTGCCCGACCACCCCGGCCACGAGGTCGCGGCCAAGCAGATGAAGTCCTTCGGCGGCATGGTGTCCTTCCAGGTCGCCGGCGGCGAGCAGGCGGCGATCGAGGTCTGCGGCCGGGCGAAGGTCTTCACGCTGGGGGAGTCCCTCGGCGGTGTCGAGTCGCTGATCGAGCACCCGGGCCGGATGACGCACGCCTCGGTGGCCGGCTCCGCGCTGGAGGTGCCGGACGATCTGGTCAGGCTGTCGGTCGGCATCGAGTCCGCCGACGATCTGCTGACCGACCTTCGACAGGCGCTCGCCTGA
- a CDS encoding phosphotransferase: protein MDETPLPGGFINQVVRVGDTQHAAYTRELLGFFEQRGWGGAPRFRGLDEQGRKVFEHIEGQVDLPVSDARLARVSELVREFHDLTAGSPLAGGREVVCHNDLSPSNTVYAAAAEGAEPLPVALLHWDLAAPGERIHDVAQLCWRYLDLGPRVPDVGDAARRITLVCDAYGLDDRDGIVRTILWWQDLAWRGIDEAADRGDPAMTALRERGVVDDVRAAYTWVSAHAFELAAKL, encoded by the coding sequence ATGGACGAGACTCCTCTGCCCGGTGGGTTCATCAATCAGGTCGTACGTGTCGGTGACACACAACATGCCGCGTACACACGTGAGTTGCTCGGGTTCTTCGAGCAGCGGGGCTGGGGCGGCGCGCCGCGGTTCCGGGGGCTGGACGAGCAGGGGCGCAAGGTGTTCGAGCACATCGAGGGGCAGGTGGATCTGCCCGTCTCCGACGCGCGGCTGGCGCGGGTCTCCGAGCTCGTGCGGGAGTTCCACGATCTGACGGCCGGATCGCCGCTCGCCGGCGGACGCGAGGTCGTGTGCCACAACGACCTGTCGCCCAGCAACACCGTCTACGCGGCCGCGGCGGAGGGCGCCGAGCCGCTGCCGGTGGCCCTCCTCCACTGGGACCTCGCCGCCCCCGGCGAACGTATCCACGACGTCGCCCAGCTCTGCTGGCGGTATCTCGACCTCGGCCCGCGCGTGCCGGACGTCGGCGACGCCGCGCGCCGGATCACCCTGGTCTGCGACGCGTACGGCCTGGACGACCGGGACGGCATCGTCCGCACGATCCTCTGGTGGCAGGACCTCGCCTGGCGCGGCATCGACGAGGCCGCGGACCGCGGCGATCCGGCGATGACGGCGCTGCGCGAGAGGGGCGTGGTGGACGACGTGCGGGCGGCGTACACGTGGGTGTCGGCGCACGCCTTCGAGCTGGCCGCGAAGCTCTAG
- the abc-f gene encoding ribosomal protection-like ABC-F family protein codes for MRERAQLSMKDVSKSYGDRTVLDQVSLSVRPGEKAGVIGENGSGKSTLLRLLAGAEAVDGGEVTVLFPGGVGYLAQTLGLDPRSTVQAAVDAALADLRELERRIRAAETALAAATEAELTAYGDLLTTYEERGGYEADARVDATLHGLGLAHIGRERPLGSLSGGEQSRVALACVLAATPELLLLDEPTNHLDLRATTYLEERLRAHRGTVVAVTHDRAFLESIATTILEVDRDTRAVTRYGDGWTGYRTAKAAARRRWEQDHQEWLEELARTKELVSAAGQRLASTGKDPRQGFGKHRRSHEAKLSGQVRAARVRLERLEREPVPAPPEPLTFAATPVTTGAGAACLVELTGIVVGDRLRLDSLQVKAGARLLVDGPNGAGKTTLLRVLAGDLTPDAGTVRRTAEVGYLAQELAPATTGSRLSLLGAFAAGRRGLPEEHRDGLLALGLFREEDLSVPVAGLSVGQRRRLELARLLTRPADLLILDEPTNHVALSLVEELEQALVSYEGAVVVVSHDRRFRDEFAGTRLKLAAGQVVP; via the coding sequence ATGCGCGAACGCGCCCAGTTGTCGATGAAGGACGTCTCCAAGTCGTACGGCGACCGGACCGTCCTCGATCAGGTGTCGCTCTCCGTACGGCCCGGCGAGAAGGCCGGTGTCATCGGGGAGAACGGCTCCGGGAAGTCCACCCTCCTCCGGCTGCTGGCCGGGGCCGAGGCGGTGGACGGCGGGGAGGTCACCGTCCTCTTCCCCGGCGGGGTCGGGTATCTCGCCCAGACCCTCGGGCTCGATCCCCGCAGTACCGTCCAGGCCGCCGTGGACGCCGCTCTCGCCGACCTGCGGGAGCTCGAACGCCGTATCCGCGCGGCGGAGACCGCGCTCGCCGCCGCGACGGAAGCCGAACTGACCGCGTACGGCGATCTGTTGACCACCTACGAGGAGCGCGGCGGCTACGAGGCCGACGCCCGCGTCGACGCCACCCTGCACGGACTCGGGCTCGCCCACATCGGCCGGGAGCGCCCGCTCGGGTCGCTCTCCGGCGGTGAGCAGTCCCGGGTGGCGCTGGCCTGCGTCCTCGCGGCGACCCCCGAACTGCTGCTGCTGGACGAGCCGACCAACCATCTCGATCTCCGGGCCACCACCTATCTGGAAGAGCGACTGCGGGCGCACCGCGGCACGGTGGTCGCCGTCACCCACGACCGCGCGTTCCTGGAGAGCATCGCGACGACGATCCTGGAGGTCGACCGGGACACCCGTGCCGTGACCCGGTACGGCGACGGCTGGACCGGCTACCGCACGGCCAAGGCCGCCGCCCGCCGCCGCTGGGAGCAGGACCATCAGGAGTGGCTGGAGGAGCTGGCCCGTACAAAGGAACTGGTCAGCGCCGCCGGACAGCGGCTCGCGTCGACCGGGAAGGACCCCAGGCAGGGCTTCGGCAAGCACCGCCGCTCGCACGAGGCGAAGCTGTCGGGGCAGGTCAGGGCGGCGCGGGTACGCCTTGAGCGGCTGGAGCGTGAGCCAGTGCCCGCCCCGCCGGAGCCGCTCACCTTCGCGGCCACCCCGGTCACCACCGGGGCCGGGGCGGCGTGTCTGGTGGAGCTGACCGGCATCGTGGTCGGGGACCGGCTGCGGCTGGACTCGCTCCAGGTGAAGGCGGGGGCCCGGCTGTTGGTCGACGGGCCCAACGGCGCGGGCAAGACCACGCTGCTGCGGGTGCTGGCCGGGGATCTCACGCCGGACGCGGGCACGGTGCGCCGTACGGCCGAAGTCGGCTATCTGGCACAGGAGTTGGCACCCGCCACCACGGGGTCGCGGCTCTCGCTGCTGGGGGCGTTCGCGGCGGGCAGGAGGGGCCTGCCCGAGGAGCACAGGGACGGGCTGCTGGCCCTCGGGCTCTTCCGCGAGGAGGACTTGTCCGTCCCCGTGGCCGGGCTCTCCGTGGGCCAGCGGCGCCGGCTCGAACTGGCGAGGCTGCTGACCCGGCCGGCCGACCTGCTGATCCTGGACGAGCCGACGAACCATGTGGCGCTGAGCCTCGTGGAGGAGCTGGAACAGGCGCTCGTCAGCTACGAGGGCGCGGTGGTCGTGGTCTCGCACGACCGCCGCTTCCGCGACGAATTCGCGGGCACACGCCTGAAGTTGGCAGCCGGGCAGGTGGTGCCCTAG
- a CDS encoding GNAT family N-acetyltransferase, which translates to MLMTLGTPPSEAETDAWHDVISAAHLQDVPASVPEPSRTETAGRLRVRPPNARMLHLVWAAPDGSYDGVAALLLYTEESKRHTAFLDALVVRPRARRRGVGAQLWSAIRAELAADRRSSVSTMLELGGAGEAFVDGLGFGKALPLAWYVQRVREADARLPQAQLPDGYRFEDWDGIVPDALADEFARAHDVMRGAPGGGVDEQRPRWDVERVRGAARLVDDRGGIILTSVVLAEADGAGDGVDRVAAYSGLVLRDPSHTRALQYDTVVVPEHRGRGLGRAVKRRLLGTLAERHPGVREISTTVADDNGPMLAVNAALGYRRERPAAIFQAKL; encoded by the coding sequence ATGCTGATGACTCTGGGGACCCCGCCTTCGGAGGCGGAGACAGACGCCTGGCATGACGTGATCTCGGCTGCCCATCTCCAGGACGTGCCCGCGTCCGTACCGGAGCCCAGCCGCACCGAGACCGCCGGAAGGCTGCGTGTGCGGCCGCCGAACGCCCGCATGCTCCATCTGGTGTGGGCCGCTCCCGACGGTTCCTACGACGGCGTGGCCGCGCTGCTCCTCTACACCGAGGAGAGCAAGCGGCACACGGCCTTCCTTGACGCCCTGGTGGTCCGTCCCCGGGCCCGGCGGCGGGGTGTCGGCGCACAGCTGTGGAGCGCCATAAGGGCCGAACTGGCCGCCGACAGGCGCAGTTCGGTCTCCACCATGCTCGAACTGGGCGGCGCCGGCGAGGCGTTCGTCGACGGCCTCGGCTTCGGCAAGGCGCTGCCGCTGGCCTGGTACGTGCAGCGGGTCCGGGAGGCGGACGCCCGGCTGCCGCAGGCCCAACTCCCCGACGGCTACCGCTTCGAGGACTGGGACGGCATCGTCCCGGACGCGCTCGCCGACGAGTTCGCGCGGGCGCACGACGTGATGCGGGGCGCGCCCGGCGGCGGCGTGGACGAGCAGCGGCCGCGATGGGACGTGGAGCGCGTACGGGGCGCCGCGCGGCTCGTGGACGACCGGGGCGGCATCATCCTCACCTCGGTGGTGCTCGCGGAGGCGGACGGCGCGGGCGACGGCGTGGACCGGGTCGCCGCGTACTCCGGACTCGTCCTGCGCGACCCGTCGCACACCCGGGCGCTCCAGTACGACACGGTGGTCGTCCCGGAGCACCGCGGGCGCGGACTGGGCCGGGCGGTCAAACGCCGTCTGCTGGGCACGCTCGCCGAACGCCACCCGGGCGTACGGGAGATCAGCACCACCGTCGCCGACGACAACGGTCCGATGCTGGCGGTGAACGCGGCGCTCGGTTACCGGCGCGAGCGGCCGGCCGCGATCTTCCAGGCCAAGCTCTAA